The sequence below is a genomic window from Silene latifolia isolate original U9 population chromosome 7, ASM4854445v1, whole genome shotgun sequence.
GACTGAGCCATAGCCACCACTAGTCTGAGGTCGGCAATCGGCATGGTAATGATTTGTGATATTTGAGCATGTATTTGACCATGTATTGGCTAGTAGGAACTTCACCATTTATTGGCTTCATGGGATGTCAGGATGATGTAGGAGGTGCTGAGGCAGCTTCCAACCTTCCATCGaaaatttattaaagtatgaaATCCATGGTATAAGACGATCTTAATTATTCAGTTACATGCAAACACAAAGCATATTCTGCTTCAACTCCCCCCTCTTGCTCATATCTTGAGGCGAGGCCCTTTATTTAGCAAACAGACTTATTCTTTAACTTGATGAAACACTTGGTAAGACACAGTCTCGGATTCTCAGTACATAATAACCGAACACTAAGCTGCGGCATCTGCAGTGGAAGAAACTTGACGCAGCACAGATACAGGATCTCCCAATCGTATTACTTTGCCATTGCCTTCACCGTAACAGTCCTTCCAGACTAAGTTCTGCCCCATATAGACCTGCATTATCATGTTGTGTCATTGCTGTAATTGCGCTATAATGAACAAGTATCTCATTAGCTGCGTCACTCAGACTTAGCTGCAACTGTCATATGATGCAAGTATCATATAACATAAGTGCATATCGGAGTGTCGGACAATACTATTTTCAGATCATCATTACCACACCTTTCCCTTAGGATTATTGTTTGGACGCAAAATTATATCTGATCTGAATCCTTTGAGAGCTTCCGTTAGTTCTGGATTTGCAACAGCagtttgttgattgattgttgtcaCCTGGAAGATTAGCAGCAGATGGGAAGTATATCAAACACGTATCGTATATTCGTATAGACCTTTTACTGTATATAACACACAGATTTCAGTACTGGACGTTCAAATCTTTACTTCAAATACAAGCATAATCTAGTCCTCCTtatcccccttatactaaaagaataagaacttactaaaattttcccgcctaaatgaataaTTCTATAATTAGACTTCATTATATCATATCTACAAGTAGGCCCTACTATTCCAATTTCCAAAGAATAAATAATATATTTTCAATTTGCATAGACATATACTCCTATTAATAAGATATTCTGATTTTGTCACATGAATAATTCTATAAtattttttcccgcctaaatgaataaTTCTATAATTAGACTAAAAAAGTTTGAACATTACTAATACTTTTTCTCTCTCTTAATAACAAACATTACTAATACACTAATAGTAAATTTTATGAGAGAATTTCAAATGGAGTCATACACGGTATAATTGTTAAATTCCCTAATATCTCTAACTAAAAAAACGCGCattcgcgcgggatctatactagtactaattaaaagaataagaaatctctcaaatttTCCCGCTTAAATGAATTTGGATATAATTAGGCTTTCATTATATCATATCTCTAATtgggcttttattatatcatatctatAATTAGGCTTTCATTATGTTATATCTACAATTTGATTATACTGAACTTTCCCTTTTTCCaccgattaatacaaaacattaataataataaattttacaattaaatttcaaattgagttaaatatcaattgtataattgttattttccttaatattcctatctaaaacaccgcgcattcgcgcgggatctatactagttattTCATAATTCAATCTAAGCCTTCATTCATTTGGACTCGGTATCTTTTTAGATATCCAAAAATTTCACTACCTTCTCTATTCTGGTAGGAAATATTGGCCACACAACATGGGTTAAATTAATTCTATTCCCCATAGACTTCCTATCATCACTGAATATGAAGAAGGACGACGGTCTTTCAGCTATAAATCAATGTGATCGTTTTCATTTTGGTTAACAAGACAATTTAAATAGAAAAACGTAGACATAAGAAACAAAAATGATCACGCATTGAAAATAAAATGGATGCTAAGGTGACTGTTGTATGCGCACTAACAAGTCATTAAATCATGTACAGAATGAGGTATATACCATCAAATGAGACTGTTTTATGCATACAATACAACTGCCTCATTTGAGGTTTATGAATGGCTGCTGACCTTGCACCGCGAACAAAGCTTGACACTACAGAATGTTAACTTGTTAATTATGATCTCCTTCCACAGGTCTTCTGAAAATGGTTTACAACCTTCGACAACGATGCTGTGACAATATGGTGAGAGTGTGAGATGAAGATGTCCAGTCCAAGGATGTTCACCAGTCTAAATTTCAAAAACTGGATGAAAGCAAAAGAAAATTCGGCTGAAACATACAGATATATATGCGCAAAAATCGATATCAGGTTTACCTGAAGAATAGCATGATGCTAGATATAACAAAAATTCAAAGTTAATTTAGGACAGTGGAATAATTACTTGGCTCGAAAACGGTCTATTGGTATCTGTTCCTTAAGATGCATGTTCAAGTCATCTAATGATCCCTGCTCACACATATACGAAATACTAATGAAAGTGCTGCTTGTAAAACATTAGTTTAACAGAGAACTTCCATGAGACAAAGCTAACTAACCTGCGATATCAGTAAGATGGGAAACTCGTCTGAGAACATGGTTTTGTATCCAGGGGCGTAATCAGGATTCGTACTCCTGGTTTGCGATACTACATTTTAACACAAATCACATTACCTAAAAGGTGATCCGAGTGAGTATGCAACTATGCCGTATCTTGGCCATTTAGTATCAAGAACTTGAACCGCTATAGTTCAAGGAGTAGACTGTAATGTAAGCAGGCAATACCTGTGTCAAATCGGACCAGCCTACTGGTTTTCCCAATGTAATTAGAGAACCACTCAGCAGCTTCATCTCCTTCGTCCAAAGCGGAGCCACTCCATTCCCACACAGACACATCATCAATTATAGCACGTGGCTTAACCAAAGACACCTTCAGCAAATCCATCCCCGGGGCTCTTATCACTGAAAATAAAAAGTACTTGATGAAGGCAgacaaagagagaaaaaaaaagcaTGATTAGGGATTTGGACACAAGTCACGACTATCACCTCTCGTGAGTTTATCAACTAATCTACAAAAAACTTGTAAGCAACACCAGCATTTTACTTGCGAATCCTAATAGATTTCAGAGAATTACTACCCGCATCCCAAATTTATTAGTCCCACTTGATTTTGATGGTCAACCCATGTCATTTTTACCATTAACTAATCCACATTTATGGAAAGATGCAATGTAAAATTTGTCGCTGATTAACTTATAGAGACCACTATTTTCATATTATCAAATATAGTCAAAAGTCGACATTGTATGATCACAAAAGTGAGATTGGTAGAAAGTTAAGATTGGAAGTTTTTAAATTTTAGAGATAGTTCAAAGCATTACCCATGAATGAGTTACTCGAAGGTTCCCAACCCTCAGCAAACGCCTCGTTGGGGAGCTCAATTTCAACCAAAGCAAGATTGGGTGCAACTCTTTGAGTATACATCCTCCCTTTTTCATTAACAATCACCCATTGTCTGTCCCATCGAAATCCTGTATATGAGGAGCGCAAAGAATGTTAAATTCACTCGAAATTTGAAATGAAATCACCAAAAACTCTTTTCTTAGCTAGTTATACTAGACTTTTCTGtaaccaaaaaaataaaataaaaaagaacaaCCAGAATTTGTTACTAATAACCATACCATGAGGGATGAGTCTCAATGGCAAAATCTTTTAgtaaaaatttttgaatttttttactcTTACTTTATTGTATAGTTAGTTCGACACAAAATTTTCCAATATATATCTTTGCCCCCAGTTTCAAATTCATGCTCCGTCACAACCATGTACGCAGTATGTATCAAGTAAATTTGTACGTTGTAACTCCGTAACATATATTAATGATACATAGCGATTGAGAAATGATACTATAAGACATAAGGATATAAGGCGGAGGACGGAAATAGAGCAGCAGTGGAGAAAAAAGAAGGAAATCAAACCAGTGGAAGTGACAGGAGCTTGAAGAACGGAAATCCCACGACATGATTTAATCGGATAAATCACGATTGATTTCACTTTTGCAGCAGCTATTACTTCTCCCATTTTTTCCTGCAAACTTAAAACTATGTCTTGCTACTAATTTTCCTCTTCTTTTTAGTCCTAACTTGAATCAGATAATAAGCATTACTACATGATGCAGATAGATAGACAAGTGTTCTCTCCGTTAACCAACGCATGGAATCCTTTATTAAACTTGCCAAGTTGCAGACTGTCTAGATTCCTACTCCCTCATGTCAATACAAAATTACAAATTCCAAGAAAAACAAATTCTGAATTATCCAAAATCCTAATTCTAGAAAGGATAAATATAAAGATATTGTTATAATATTGTTATTAAAGGGTAGTTAAAGTGGTATGCGTGGTGTGCAGGTTATGGCGTGAAATATCAGTAACTCAGTCTGTAACTCAGATAAAAAGGGTAGTTAAAGTGGTATGCGAGGTGTGCAGGTTATGGCGTATACCTGAGGTTAATTAACCCCGTGTACACCCAGTTAAAAGATAGCAACGGCAAATTTCCAATTTATAGTATAGAACTTCGAACCAACACCAGGCTAAAGTTAAGTCTTTATGCCTTGTTCAGTTGTTCATGTTGGGGTCTGTGCCTTGGGTGCTTTAGCACGGTCTGTTGGGACAACATCATGAGCCTCTCCTGCTCTACACGAAGGCAAGGACTAAAAACAAAAACCACCGCCAACTGCAAGTAATCAACAAGGAGATAGGGATGCATATTACGATTTTCAAGTACCTTATAAATTACTTGGAGACGTGTCCGCATATGCAACACAAT
It includes:
- the LOC141592238 gene encoding uncharacterized protein LOC141592238, producing MGEVIAAAKVKSIVIYPIKSCRGISVLQAPVTSTGFRWDRQWVIVNEKGRMYTQRVAPNLALVEIELPNEAFAEGWEPSSNSFMVIRAPGMDLLKVSLVKPRAIIDDVSVWEWSGSALDEGDEAAEWFSNYIGKTSRLVRFDTVSQTRSTNPDYAPGYKTMFSDEFPILLISQGSLDDLNMHLKEQIPIDRFRANIVVEGCKPFSEDLWKEIIINKLTFCSVKLCSRCKVTTINQQTAVANPELTEALKGFRSDIILRPNNNPKGKVYMGQNLVWKDCYGEGNGKVIRLGDPVSVLRQVSSTADAAA